One Desulfobulbus oligotrophicus DNA segment encodes these proteins:
- the coaE gene encoding dephospho-CoA kinase (Dephospho-CoA kinase (CoaE) performs the final step in coenzyme A biosynthesis.), with protein MRPYVLGVTGGIGSGKSSVSRLLASYCLIPLVDIDASCRHLLERKQPGWHALRAVFGSSFFCSDGSVDRAALRERLFNDAGFRQQVDALLHPLAREVMSQQVELLDVPLVLIEIPLLFEAGWQHDVDAVLVVYARKAVRCLRIMHRDGVSRREAARAIAAQMDLRKKADQADYLIDNSRAWSITRSDVVLLGEQLSGRFPCQFC; from the coding sequence ATGCGTCCATATGTGTTAGGTGTTACCGGAGGAATTGGTTCAGGAAAGAGCAGTGTGAGTCGTCTGCTTGCCAGTTATTGTTTAATTCCTCTTGTTGACATTGATGCATCTTGTCGTCATTTGCTGGAAAGAAAACAGCCCGGTTGGCATGCCCTGCGCGCAGTATTTGGCAGCAGTTTTTTTTGCAGTGACGGGAGTGTCGATAGGGCAGCCCTGCGGGAACGGCTCTTTAATGATGCCGGCTTTCGCCAGCAAGTTGACGCCTTATTGCATCCCCTGGCGCGAGAGGTAATGAGTCAACAGGTTGAACTTCTGGACGTGCCTCTGGTCTTAATCGAAATACCATTGCTCTTTGAAGCAGGATGGCAACATGATGTTGACGCTGTACTTGTTGTGTATGCCCGCAAGGCGGTACGGTGTCTCCGCATTATGCACCGGGACGGTGTCTCAAGACGTGAGGCTGCCAGGGCGATTGCCGCTCAAATGGATCTTCGTAAAAAAGCTGATCAGGCTGATTACCTCATTGATAACAGTCGAGCCTGGAGTATAACCAGATCTGACGTCGTTTTACTGGGAGAGCAACTGTCAGGACGATTTCCCTGCCAATTTTGCTGA
- a CDS encoding RluA family pseudouridine synthase, producing MGRNELHEPCTASDTEGPFTCVVSLKSAGQRLDHFLTEKLTACSRSALNRLISAQQVRVNGMCVKAGYRLRTQDVISLAIPEPPPQTLVPEQIEFDVLYEDAHLLAINKPPGLVVHPGGGHLSGTLVHGLLYHCTQLPGLDAQRPGIIHRLDKDTSGILLVAKTEQALQNLMADFKNRKVCKIYHALLMRWPGKTHGRIVQPIGRHPVNRKKMAIRPELGKYAATNWRIRERYSNGWCWAEINIETGRTHQIRVHMASVHAPVVGDVLYGGGVGQYTQYVPERQMLHASSIQFCHPSTGQVLCLTAPLFADMQTLLDALRTNEQCVHMC from the coding sequence ATGGGTAGAAACGAGCTGCACGAACCATGTACGGCCTCGGATACCGAGGGTCCATTCACCTGTGTCGTAAGTTTAAAGAGTGCCGGTCAGCGTCTTGATCATTTCTTGACTGAAAAGCTTACCGCATGCAGTCGCAGTGCGCTCAACAGATTGATTAGTGCACAACAGGTCCGTGTTAATGGGATGTGTGTCAAGGCGGGATACCGCTTGCGAACACAGGATGTGATCTCATTGGCCATACCTGAACCTCCACCTCAAACCCTTGTGCCGGAACAGATTGAATTTGACGTTCTCTATGAGGATGCGCACCTTCTGGCCATTAATAAACCTCCCGGGCTTGTTGTCCACCCCGGAGGGGGGCATTTAAGCGGTACACTTGTCCACGGTTTATTGTATCATTGTACACAATTGCCAGGATTGGATGCGCAGCGCCCGGGGATCATCCATCGTTTGGACAAAGATACTTCGGGCATTCTGCTGGTGGCCAAGACTGAACAGGCTTTGCAGAATCTGATGGCGGATTTTAAAAACAGGAAGGTCTGTAAAATCTATCATGCCCTGCTTATGCGTTGGCCGGGAAAGACTCATGGGAGAATTGTACAGCCGATTGGCAGACATCCGGTGAACCGGAAGAAGATGGCAATCCGACCTGAACTCGGAAAATATGCCGCCACCAACTGGCGCATACGCGAACGTTACAGCAATGGCTGGTGTTGGGCGGAGATCAATATTGAAACCGGTAGAACACACCAGATTCGTGTGCATATGGCTTCTGTTCACGCACCAGTTGTCGGCGACGTGCTGTATGGAGGGGGAGTTGGACAGTATACCCAATATGTTCCTGAACGTCAGATGTTGCATGCCAGTTCCATACAGTTTTGCCATCCCTCTACCGGGCAGGTTTTATGTCTTACTGCACCACTGTTTGCTGATATGCAGACCTTACTTGATGCATTGAGGACAAACGAGCAATGCGTCCATATGTGTTAG
- a CDS encoding CarD family transcriptional regulator codes for MFTEGDMAVYPAHGVGLIKAIETQSIGGVDQRFYVMKILDNDMTIMIPTATSANVGLRAIISRDEVAKVIDILKDRDVKITTQTWNRRYREYMERIKTGSVFEVATVLRDLFLLKEDKDLSYGERKMLDTAKSLLVKELSLAKEMEEAKIEKQIEKLFC; via the coding sequence GTGTTTACAGAAGGAGATATGGCAGTTTATCCGGCCCATGGAGTTGGGCTCATAAAGGCTATAGAAACACAATCTATTGGTGGTGTCGATCAGAGATTCTACGTGATGAAAATTCTGGATAATGACATGACCATTATGATACCCACAGCAACAAGTGCCAATGTTGGTCTTCGGGCAATTATTTCCCGAGATGAAGTGGCTAAAGTTATAGACATCCTTAAAGATCGTGATGTCAAAATAACGACGCAGACCTGGAATCGACGATACCGTGAGTATATGGAACGGATTAAAACAGGTTCTGTGTTTGAGGTGGCAACGGTATTAAGAGATTTATTTTTGCTCAAAGAGGATAAGGACTTATCCTATGGCGAGCGGAAAATGCTTGATACCGCCAAGAGTCTTTTAGTCAAAGAGCTGTCCCTGGCCAAAGAGATGGAAGAAGCGAAGATAGAAAAACAGATTGAGAAGCTTTTCTGCTAA
- the pth gene encoding aminoacyl-tRNA hydrolase, with translation MSENRFLLVGLGNPGSKYHLTRHNVGFFFVDYLADSYGWKIDTLKMKGCYCQGRLWGAQVFLLKPQTYMNRSGESVRSFLDYFKISSDHLLVLHDDIDLQSGRIKVVSKGGAGGHNGVRSVIQHLGTQNINRLRIGIGRPACDSSGKQQSVEQFVLSPLNQVELALFEQQCPVVAEAAGLFVRKGVQEAMNQINGLVV, from the coding sequence ATGTCAGAAAATCGATTTTTACTTGTAGGTCTGGGCAATCCCGGGAGTAAGTATCATCTGACCCGGCATAATGTAGGCTTTTTTTTTGTTGACTACCTTGCCGACAGCTACGGGTGGAAAATTGACACACTGAAGATGAAAGGCTGTTACTGTCAAGGCCGTCTTTGGGGAGCACAGGTCTTTCTTTTGAAGCCGCAAACGTACATGAACCGTTCAGGTGAAAGTGTGCGTAGTTTTCTTGATTATTTTAAGATCTCATCAGATCATTTACTTGTGCTCCACGATGATATCGATCTGCAATCCGGTCGAATCAAGGTGGTGAGTAAAGGTGGTGCCGGAGGGCATAACGGTGTTCGATCAGTTATTCAACACCTCGGCACCCAAAATATAAATCGTCTCAGAATCGGCATCGGCCGGCCCGCATGTGATTCCAGCGGGAAACAACAATCTGTCGAACAGTTCGTTTTGTCACCCCTTAATCAAGTTGAGCTTGCTCTTTTTGAGCAGCAATGCCCTGTTGTTGCCGAGGCGGCGGGTCTTTTTGTTCGCAAAGGAGTTCAAGAGGCTATGAATCAAATCAACGGCCTTGTTGTGTAA